From one Branchiostoma floridae strain S238N-H82 chromosome 3, Bfl_VNyyK, whole genome shotgun sequence genomic stretch:
- the LOC118412415 gene encoding F-box/LRR-repeat protein 17-like: MGIFQSKTKDKNTNPQRSRHQKSSSRDENTAPSHKLVVLETSFLNKCPRMDDKGRKYTADLQEDSDVEDNVEELTHYRDHGDSDLRNSDQLQSNTSNAANHSTSPLLTNHLTERPGTSYTSSNGPHFGPRRPSSGPYEVRKEKRRTEPPCPDVIPPSPKYFKRDAPFPQSQQQHPKNTYYRPLCMSYSETEESDTDGFSEVAPLDLTATALKNESGRYQLCYSVPSTSKSTEPTTLSSSESIDACSDPWSVHSSQSSLLSSSSSKRQLSINDLPQTIFLKILSYLGMEERCRHVCRVCKFWHQMCFDSELWRKIDLRGKDKVTDDVLGRVTSYSTNVIYVDVSDCNNVTDQGVIAMAKQCPSLLEFKCTRCNHLTDAAFIALAQGCAGLQKLTVDGVRQITDVAFKEISACCKELWYLNVSQVNNLTDVGVRHVVTGCPKLTYLKFQENNKVADYSVEAIAEHCPHMEVLGLMGCSVAPDAVLHLTKCTNLKVLNLCRLRELTDHAVMEIVRHCRKLESINLCLNSGITDTSIEFIAREAKCLKDLHMVACAITDKALTSIGKYSHSLETVDVGHCPSITDAGSAFISQNCRTLRYLGLMRCDAVREETVDELVEKHPQIHFSTLMLDCKRILAQAQQQGWKPAHSR; this comes from the exons ATGGGGATCTTCCAGTCCAAAACCAAAGACAAGAACACAAACCCACAGAGAAGCAGACACCAGAAGTCTTCATCCAGGGACGAAAACACAGCTCCATCCCACAAGCTTGTCGTGTTAGAAACCAGTTTCCTGAACAAGTGTCCGAGAATGGATGACAAGGGCAGAAAGTACACAGCAGACTTGCAGGAAGACTCCGATGTGGAAGATAACGTGGAAGAACTTACTCACTACAGAGATCATGGTGATAGTGACTTAAGGAACAGTGATCAATTGCAAAGTAACACATCAAATGCTGCCAATCATAGCACATCACCTTTGTTAACAAATCACCTCACAGAAAGACCTGGGACTTCATACACAAGCAGTAATGGGCCACATTTTGGCCCTAGAAGGCCATCATCTGGCCCATATGAAGTCCGTAAGGAAAAACGTCGCACAGAGCCCCCATGCCCAGATGTAATCCCGCCAAGCCCAAAGTACTTCAAGAGAGATGCTCCTTTTCCTCAGTCACAACAACAGCATCCTAAGAACACTTATTACAGACCTTTATGTATGTCCTACTCAGAGACAGAAGAGTCAGACACTGATGGTTTTTCTGAGGTCGCCCCTCTTGACTTGACCGCCACCGCTCTAAAAAACGAGTCAGGAAGATACCAGTTGTGTTACAGTGTTCCCAGTACCTCAAAGTCAACAGAACCTACGACACTATCCTCTTCAGAGTCCATAGACGCATGCAGCGATCCATGGAGCGTGCATTCTTCACAGTCTTCACtcttgtcatcatcatcgtcaaaGAGACAGCTGAGTATCAATGATCTGCCCCAGACAATCTTCCTGAAGATTTTGTCGTACCTAGGGATGGAGGAACGGTGCAGGCATGTCTGCCGTGTGTGTAAGTTCTGGCATCAGATGTGTTTCGACTCCGAGCTATGGAGGAAGATCGACCTACGGGGAAAGGACAAG GTGACGGATGATGTGCTGGGCCGTGTGACATCCTACAGCACTAACGTGATATATGTGGACGTCTCTGACTGTAACAATGTTACAGACCAGGGCGTCATCGCTATGGCAAAGCAATGTCCAAGTCTGTTGGAGTTTAAGTGCACCAG ATGCAACCATCTGACAGATGCTGCTTTCATCGCTCTAGCACAAGGCTGCGCTGGTCTGCAGAAGCTGACCGTGGACGGTGTACGACAAATCACTGATGTAGCATTTAAAGAA ATCTCAGCGTGCTGTAAGGAGCTGTGGTACCTCAATGTGAGTCAGGTCAACAACCTGACCGATGTCGGGGTCCGACACGTGGTGACTGGCTGCCCCAAGCTGACCTACCTCAAGTTCCAGGAAAATAACAAG GTGGCTGATTATTCAGTGGAAGCCATTGCAGAACACTGTCCTCATATGGAAGTGCTAGGCTTGATGGGATGCAGTGTAGCTCCAGATGCTGTTCTTCATCTTACCAAG TGTACCAACCTGAAGGTGTTGAATCTGTGTCGGCTGCGTGAGCTGACAGACCACGCGGTGATGGAGATTGTGCGACACTGTCGCAAACTGGAGTCCATCAACCTGTGTCTGAACTCCGGGATCACCGACACGAGCATCGAGTTCATCGCACGAGAGGCCAAGTGTCTGAAGGACTTACACATGGTGGCATGCGCCATCACTGATAAAG CTCTGACCAGCATAGGCAAGTATAGTCACAGTCTGGAAACCGTAGACGTTGGACACTGTCCGAGTATAACGGACGCAGGGTCCGCCTTCATCTCCCAGAACTGTCGAACTCTCCGCTACCTCGGCCTGATGCGCTGTGACGCTGTGCGGGAAGAAACAGTGGACGAACTTGTGGAGAAACATCCGCAAATCCACTTCAG TACCTTAATGTTAGACTGTAAGAGAATCCTGGCACAAGCCCAGCAACAGGGATGGAAGCCTGCTCACTCCAGATAG
- the LOC118412414 gene encoding tyrosine-protein kinase Fer-like isoform X2, with amino-acid sequence MGFGHHLQSGGDAHQALLHLMDQELKLLETIQRCIHIRIKSDREYAMALSGITTFANKHKILDIETPTLNAWNTVIEETETVSRYIKQNAEELSSVTLERITALIRDKKQTQQIYKTGRERIDQDFKQVVDQEVNKQKSKYKEAGRETSQAKRKFEESVSKGKTGRDLDSAKDRYVKKTRKLHATHNDYLLATKSAILHQNGYRETLLPRLLDSHQQNQEEIADQLKDLLSDYQKKTNLSRKEFQSSHRKVEETLAALQSKEEYNSFIQQHKHEPPPYVNIDFDKSVWEEYKDPMLEKQEVVLNNLTFETVQHSSTMFETSLRDCKAQLDEKLKQLNDKETEIAELQKLGTEGKPECGVKTREQRELSQAINELKCTEMKLTAQEEMLQSKISELGDKEPPAGIDIADVSVPPPAAGEKTGGIKKIKSIFYTGWKMGGGGGGGRQSVSSEDPDPNDLQEETNDDGYHDMFPAKSLTDEEWYHGAIPRTETSQLLKEEGDFLVRESSQKPGEYVLSVKWGGIPKHFIIQSNAEGQFRFEGQAFPTINQLITHQWQSRQPVTKKSGTILANPVQKDKWELSHDDVIIGEKLGRGNFGDVMRGVLKDDKTPVAVKTCRETLPKQVKDKFLMEARILKQYDHPNIVRLIGVCSQRHPVYIVMELVPNGDFLTFLRNQGGTLTTNQLVQMSLDAASGMAYLEAKNCIHRDLAARNCLVGNNNAVKISDFGMSREEEDGVYNVSGGMKQIPIKWTAPEAMNYGRYTTESDVWSYGVLLWEVFSLGSTPYPGMTNQAAREKIEHGYRMSAPENCPQEVYEVMLSCWKYQCSERPLFSDIETILQRLSKLKF; translated from the exons ATGGGGTTTGGACACCACCTACAGAGTGGGGGAGATGCCCACCAGGCCTTGCTGCATCTCATGGACCAGGAGCTGAAACTACTGGAGACCATACAGAGATGTATCCATATACGCATCAAGAGTGACCGAGAGTATGCCATGGCGCTCTCCGGGATAACCACCTTCGCCAACAAACACAAGATTCTGGATATAGAGACACCTACCTTAAAT GCATGGAACACAGTAATAGAAGAGACAGAGACGGTGAGTCGTTACATCAAACAGAACGCAGAAGAACTGAGCAGTGTGACACTGGAGAGAATTACAGCACTCATCAGGGACAAGAAACAAACCCAGCAGATCTATAAGACTGGCAGGGAGAGGATAGACCAGGACTTTAAACAG GTTGTAGACCAGGAAGTAAACAAACAGAAATCTAAATACAAGGAGGCAGGCAGGGAGACCTCTCAAGCCAAGAGGAAGTTTGAAGAATCTGTGTCAAAGG GTAAGACTGGCAGAGACTTGGACAGCGCAAAAGACCGCTATGTGAAGAAGACCAGAAAGTTACATGCGACACATAACGACTACCTCCTGGCTACCAAAAGTGCCATCCTTCACCAGAACGGATATCGGGAAACCCTGTTACCACGGCTACTGGACTCACATCAACAGAACCAGGAAGAAATTGCAGACCAACT GAAGGACCTCTTGTCTGACTACCAGAAGAAAACCAACCTGTCCAGAAAGGAGTTTCAGAGCTCTCACAGGAAGGTGGAGGAAACTTTAGCAGCCCTGCAGTCCAAGGAAGAGTATAACAGCTTCATACAGCAACACAA ACACGAACCTCCACCATATGTCAACATTGACTTTGACAAGTCGGTGTGGGAAGAGTACAAAGACCCCATGTTAGAGAAACAGGAGGTTGTCCTGAACAACCTGACTTTTGAGACAGTGCAACACAG CTCGACCATGTTTGAAACTAGCCTGAGAGATTGCAAGGCACAGCTGGATGAGAAACTTAAACAACTGAACGACAAGGAAACAGAGATTGCTGAACTACAAAAACTGGGAACAGAAGGGAAACCAGA ATGCGGAGTGAAGACCCGTGAACAGAGAGAACTCAGCCAGGCCATAAACGAGCTGAAGTGTACAGAGATGAAGCTGACAGCTCAGGAGGAGATGTTACAGTCCAAGATCTCGGAGCTGGGTGACAAGGAACCTCCCGCGGGAATCGACATAGCCGACGTTTCTGTCCCACCACCAGCTGCTGGG GAGAAGACTGGTGGCATCAAGAAAATCAAGTCCATCTTCTACACAGGGTGGAAGAtgggtggagggggagggggtggtcgGCAGAGTGTCAGCTCCGAGGATCCCGACCCTAACGACCTACAGGAGGAGACCAACGATGACGGTTATCATGAT ATGTTCCCAGCTAAGTCCCTGACAGATGAAGAGTGGTACCACGGTGCCATCCCTCGTACGGAGACCTCACAGCTGCTGAAGGAGGAGGGGGACTTCCTGGTACGGGAGAGCTCCCAGAAACCAGGAGAGTACGTGCTGTCTGTCAAGTGGGGAGGGATCCCCAAACATTTCATCATACAGAGCAATGCAGAG GGTCAGTTCAGGTTTGAGGGACAGGCTTTCCCCACCATCAATCAGCTGATCACCCACCAATGGCAGAGCAGACAGCCGGTCACCAAGAAGTCCGGCACCATCCTGGCCAATCCTGTGCAGAAGGACAAGTGGGAACTCAGccatgatgatgtcatcatcgGAGAGAAGCTGGGCAGG GGTAACTTTGGTGATGTGATGAGAGGAGTTCTGAAGGATGACAAGACTCCTGTGGCAGTCAAGACATGTCGGGAAACCCTGCCTAAACAg GTGAAAGACAAGTTCCTGATGGAAGCCCGTATCCTGAAGCAGTATGACCACCCTAACATCGTCAGGCTGATCGGAGTCTGCTCACAGCGCCACCCCGTTTATATTGTCATGGAACTAGTACCAA ACGGAGACTTCCTCACCTTCTTGCGGAACCAGGGCGGAACCCTGACGACCAATCAGCTTGTCCAGATGAGTCTAGACGCTGCCTCAGGAATGGCTTACCTTGAAGCCAAGAACTGCATACACAG GGACCTTGCAGCACGGAACTGCCTGGTGGGAAACAACAACGCGGTGAAGATCTCCGACTTCGGCATGTCGCGTGAGGAGGAGGATGGCGTGTACAACGTGTCAGGGGGGATGAAACAGATCCCCATCAAGTGGACGGCACCAGAGGCAATGAACTATG GGAGGTACACAACAGAGAGTGATGTGTGGAGCTATGGGGTCTTGCTGTGGGAGGTGTTCTCTCTGGGCAGTACCCCGTACCCAGGGATGACTAATCAGGCGGCCAGGGAGAAAATTGAACATG GTTACCGAATGTCTGCCCCAGAGAACTGTCCACAGGAGGTGTATGAAGTCATGCTGTCCTGCTGGAAGTACCAGTGCAGTGAGCGCCCGCTGTTCTCCGACATCGAGACAATACTCCAGAGACTCTCCAAGCTCAAGTTTTGA
- the LOC118412414 gene encoding tyrosine-protein kinase Fer-like isoform X1 — protein MGFGHHLQSGGDAHQALLHLMDQELKLLETIQRCIHIRIKSDREYAMALSGITTFANKHKILDIETPTLNAWNTVIEETETVSRYIKQNAEELSSVTLERITALIRDKKQTQQIYKTGRERIDQDFKQVVDQEVNKQKSKYKEAGRETSQAKRKFEESVSKGKTGRDLDSAKDRYVKKTRKLHATHNDYLLATKSAILHQNGYRETLLPRLLDSHQQNQEEIADQLKDLLSDYQKKTNLSRKEFQSSHRKVEETLAALQSKEEYNSFIQQHKHEPPPYVNIDFDKSVWEEYKDPMLEKQEVVLNNLTFETVQHSSTMFETSLRDCKAQLDEKLKQLNDKETEIAELQKLGTEGKPECGVKTREQRELSQAINELKCTEMKLTAQEEMLQSKISELGDKEPPAGIDIADVSVPPPAAGEKTGGIKKIKSIFYTGWKMGGGGGGGRQSVSSEDPDPNDLQEETNDDGYHDVNMFPAKSLTDEEWYHGAIPRTETSQLLKEEGDFLVRESSQKPGEYVLSVKWGGIPKHFIIQSNAEGQFRFEGQAFPTINQLITHQWQSRQPVTKKSGTILANPVQKDKWELSHDDVIIGEKLGRGNFGDVMRGVLKDDKTPVAVKTCRETLPKQVKDKFLMEARILKQYDHPNIVRLIGVCSQRHPVYIVMELVPNGDFLTFLRNQGGTLTTNQLVQMSLDAASGMAYLEAKNCIHRDLAARNCLVGNNNAVKISDFGMSREEEDGVYNVSGGMKQIPIKWTAPEAMNYGRYTTESDVWSYGVLLWEVFSLGSTPYPGMTNQAAREKIEHGYRMSAPENCPQEVYEVMLSCWKYQCSERPLFSDIETILQRLSKLKF, from the exons ATGGGGTTTGGACACCACCTACAGAGTGGGGGAGATGCCCACCAGGCCTTGCTGCATCTCATGGACCAGGAGCTGAAACTACTGGAGACCATACAGAGATGTATCCATATACGCATCAAGAGTGACCGAGAGTATGCCATGGCGCTCTCCGGGATAACCACCTTCGCCAACAAACACAAGATTCTGGATATAGAGACACCTACCTTAAAT GCATGGAACACAGTAATAGAAGAGACAGAGACGGTGAGTCGTTACATCAAACAGAACGCAGAAGAACTGAGCAGTGTGACACTGGAGAGAATTACAGCACTCATCAGGGACAAGAAACAAACCCAGCAGATCTATAAGACTGGCAGGGAGAGGATAGACCAGGACTTTAAACAG GTTGTAGACCAGGAAGTAAACAAACAGAAATCTAAATACAAGGAGGCAGGCAGGGAGACCTCTCAAGCCAAGAGGAAGTTTGAAGAATCTGTGTCAAAGG GTAAGACTGGCAGAGACTTGGACAGCGCAAAAGACCGCTATGTGAAGAAGACCAGAAAGTTACATGCGACACATAACGACTACCTCCTGGCTACCAAAAGTGCCATCCTTCACCAGAACGGATATCGGGAAACCCTGTTACCACGGCTACTGGACTCACATCAACAGAACCAGGAAGAAATTGCAGACCAACT GAAGGACCTCTTGTCTGACTACCAGAAGAAAACCAACCTGTCCAGAAAGGAGTTTCAGAGCTCTCACAGGAAGGTGGAGGAAACTTTAGCAGCCCTGCAGTCCAAGGAAGAGTATAACAGCTTCATACAGCAACACAA ACACGAACCTCCACCATATGTCAACATTGACTTTGACAAGTCGGTGTGGGAAGAGTACAAAGACCCCATGTTAGAGAAACAGGAGGTTGTCCTGAACAACCTGACTTTTGAGACAGTGCAACACAG CTCGACCATGTTTGAAACTAGCCTGAGAGATTGCAAGGCACAGCTGGATGAGAAACTTAAACAACTGAACGACAAGGAAACAGAGATTGCTGAACTACAAAAACTGGGAACAGAAGGGAAACCAGA ATGCGGAGTGAAGACCCGTGAACAGAGAGAACTCAGCCAGGCCATAAACGAGCTGAAGTGTACAGAGATGAAGCTGACAGCTCAGGAGGAGATGTTACAGTCCAAGATCTCGGAGCTGGGTGACAAGGAACCTCCCGCGGGAATCGACATAGCCGACGTTTCTGTCCCACCACCAGCTGCTGGG GAGAAGACTGGTGGCATCAAGAAAATCAAGTCCATCTTCTACACAGGGTGGAAGAtgggtggagggggagggggtggtcgGCAGAGTGTCAGCTCCGAGGATCCCGACCCTAACGACCTACAGGAGGAGACCAACGATGACGGTTATCATGATGTAAAT ATGTTCCCAGCTAAGTCCCTGACAGATGAAGAGTGGTACCACGGTGCCATCCCTCGTACGGAGACCTCACAGCTGCTGAAGGAGGAGGGGGACTTCCTGGTACGGGAGAGCTCCCAGAAACCAGGAGAGTACGTGCTGTCTGTCAAGTGGGGAGGGATCCCCAAACATTTCATCATACAGAGCAATGCAGAG GGTCAGTTCAGGTTTGAGGGACAGGCTTTCCCCACCATCAATCAGCTGATCACCCACCAATGGCAGAGCAGACAGCCGGTCACCAAGAAGTCCGGCACCATCCTGGCCAATCCTGTGCAGAAGGACAAGTGGGAACTCAGccatgatgatgtcatcatcgGAGAGAAGCTGGGCAGG GGTAACTTTGGTGATGTGATGAGAGGAGTTCTGAAGGATGACAAGACTCCTGTGGCAGTCAAGACATGTCGGGAAACCCTGCCTAAACAg GTGAAAGACAAGTTCCTGATGGAAGCCCGTATCCTGAAGCAGTATGACCACCCTAACATCGTCAGGCTGATCGGAGTCTGCTCACAGCGCCACCCCGTTTATATTGTCATGGAACTAGTACCAA ACGGAGACTTCCTCACCTTCTTGCGGAACCAGGGCGGAACCCTGACGACCAATCAGCTTGTCCAGATGAGTCTAGACGCTGCCTCAGGAATGGCTTACCTTGAAGCCAAGAACTGCATACACAG GGACCTTGCAGCACGGAACTGCCTGGTGGGAAACAACAACGCGGTGAAGATCTCCGACTTCGGCATGTCGCGTGAGGAGGAGGATGGCGTGTACAACGTGTCAGGGGGGATGAAACAGATCCCCATCAAGTGGACGGCACCAGAGGCAATGAACTATG GGAGGTACACAACAGAGAGTGATGTGTGGAGCTATGGGGTCTTGCTGTGGGAGGTGTTCTCTCTGGGCAGTACCCCGTACCCAGGGATGACTAATCAGGCGGCCAGGGAGAAAATTGAACATG GTTACCGAATGTCTGCCCCAGAGAACTGTCCACAGGAGGTGTATGAAGTCATGCTGTCCTGCTGGAAGTACCAGTGCAGTGAGCGCCCGCTGTTCTCCGACATCGAGACAATACTCCAGAGACTCTCCAAGCTCAAGTTTTGA
- the LOC118411687 gene encoding E3 ubiquitin-protein ligase TRIM33-like — MAEAILSQISGDFLECAICLEPFKDPKILPCLHTFCKGCLEKFFANEGDLKGKFPCPTCRTETALLEGGLAGLKDNFFVLSLRDTVEAQKILVSKEDDNILCDFCEVDEASVGCEICEEFLCEECTDAHRRGKRTRDHEVIGVAELKEKLLASTRSIKTRSLPICPNHEDEKLKFFCESCLRPICRDCTVLQHKDHKYGYLANVVGDFRVKIKDTLEAAKPKVDEYREISSVLANKQAELDAKNKKATDGISSAAEEEIKYLTGLVRAKQSELEEQLADDTASRSKQLSVTSDSVESTLGCLSSTVDFSQKVVEHGSDFDVMNVYADVTARLASLLKCPVPDIPDDISDVTFQPQKKRKAKQINLGNIVGATSSITDQPTAEDQTVQDETSISMKFTTLGATGRLGPTTLGNYYKGQQYEHLVTLHNGIQHFSVPETGTYTIEAAGAAAGWGPFDPKSARGRGAVLRGTFKFQQGEGLRILVGQEGAENKSGAGAGGGGGTFVISALQNKPLIIAGGGGGGAGLQTHNPLCDGTVSEAGNQSYGGTVSLGSANGYANRDGGGGLKTKRDSYFSDGEGGIGGKSFYSGGVGGQGTYNNADGGFGGGGGSYGFGGGGGGGGGYSGGGKGDLCLESGGGGGGSFNSGKDSSGQNGANDGPGYVVITKQILK, encoded by the exons ATGGCGGAGGCAATACTCAGTCAGATTTCAGGCGACTTTCTGGAGTGTGCGATCTGCCTGGAGCCCTTTAAGGACCCCAAGATCCtgccgtgtcttcacaccttctgtaaGGGCTGTCTTGAGAAGTTCTTCGCGAACGAAGGCGACTTGAAGGGGAAGTTTCCGTGCCCAACGTGTCGGACCGAAACCGCGCTTTTGGAAGGCGGGCTCGCCGGCCTCAAAGACAACTTCTTTGTCCTGAGCTTGAGGGACACAGTAGAGGCTCAAAAAATTTTGGTCAGCAAGGAAGACGACAACATTCTTTGCGATTTTTGCGAAGTAGATGAAGCAAGCGTTGGCTGTGAGATCTGTGAGGAGTTTCTCTGTGAAGAATGTACTGATGCACACCGTCGAGGCAAACGTACTCGCGATCATGAAGTCATCGGCGTGGCAGAGCTAAAAGAAAAGCTACTCGCCAGCACGCGTTCCATCAAGACACGATCACTGCCGATCTGTCCAAACCACGAAGACGAGAAGTTGAAATTCTTCTGTGAGTCGTGCCTGCGCCCCATCTGCCGAGATTgtacggtactgcagcacaaggaCCACAAGTACGGCTACCTGGCGAACGTCGTAGGTGACTTCAGGGTAAAGATCAAGGACACACTAGAAGCTGCCAAGCCAAAGGTCGATGAGTACCGAGAAATTTCAAGTGTCCTAGCTAACAAGCAAGCTGAACTGGATGCCAAGAATAAAAAAGCCACGGATGGCATCTCTTCAGCTGCGGAAGAAGAGATCAAGTATTTGACTGGACTTGTCAGAGCCAAGCAGTCAGAACTTGAAGAACAGTTAGCGGACGACACAGCATCTCGTTCAAAACAGCTATCCGTTACATCAGACAGTGTTGAGAGCACCTTAGGCTGTCTGTCCAGCACAGTGGACTTCTCACAGAAAGTCGTTGAGCATGGCAGTGACTTTGATGTCATGAACGTGTACGCTGACGTCACGGCACGGCTGGCATCTCTACTGAAGTGTCCAGTTCCAGACATTCCCGATGACATCAGTGATGTCACGTTCCAGCCTCAAAAGAAGAGGAAAGCAAAGCAAATCAACCTTGGAAACATTGTTGGTGCAACCTCCAGCATTACTG ATCAACCAACTGCTGAAGACCAAACAGTACAGGACGAGACTAGTATCAGTATGAAATTCACCACCCTGGGTGCCACGGGCCGCCTGGGCCCCACTACCCTGGGGAACTACTACAAGGGACAGCAGTACGAACACCTGGTGACGCTACATAATGGGATACAGCACTTCTCTGTACCAGAGACAGGAACCTACACCATAGAGGCAGCGG GAGCTGCTGCAGGGTGGGGTCCATTTGACCCTAAGTCTGCCCGAGGACGTGGTGCTGTACTGAGGGGAACATTCAAATTCCAACAAG GTGAAGGTCTGAGGATTCTGGTTGGACAAGAAGGTGCTGAGAACAAGTCTGGAGCAGGTGCTGGTGGAGGGGGTGGTACATTTGTCATCAGTGCACTACAGAACAAGCCACTCATTATTGCCgggggtgggggaggagggGCAGGGTTACAGACTCATAACCCCCTGTGTGACGGGACTGTGTCTGAAGCTGGTAACCAAAGTTATGGAGGAACTGTGAGTTTGGGAAGTGCTAATGGTTATGCAAATAGAGATGGTGGAGGAGGGCTGAAGACAAAAAGGGACAGTTATTTTAGTGATGGAGAGGGTGGGATAGGTGGGAAGTCATTTTACAGTGGTGGGGTTGGGGGACAGGGCACATATAACAATGCTGATGGTGGGTTtggtggagggggagggagtTATGGGTTTGGtggtggagggggtgggggtggtgggtaCTCTGGGGGAGGCAAGGGAGATCTCTGTTTGGAAAGTGGTGGAGGAGGGGGAGGTTCCTTTAACTCTGGTAAAGACAGTAGTGGTCAGAATGGGGCAAATGATGGACCTGGGTACGTGGTCATTACTAAACAGATCCTCAAGTAA
- the LOC118412504 gene encoding cytosolic 5'-nucleotidase 3-like, translating to MSSSSMLHLLRLVEQDHIHITDANHVEQVLSNLVAAGKQKLRVISDFDQTLSRYAVDGVRCPMSHDVIAQSSLMSEQTRVKVKKVVDYYYPKEISLTIPMSEKVQLMVDYWTQIHDIFLASDLNQQDISSTIHSNSPPLREGYDAFMSALHQHDIPLLVFSAGLGDVIQEMFAKYSVVYPNCRVVSNFMKFDDAGKLVGFHDPLIHIFNKNKSVLPDESYFTEQRKRTNVILLGDSPGDLQMADGVPNVENVLKIGYLNAHLERLDLFTELYDIVLVEDETMDVVNSILQKIIDPSC from the coding sequence ATGTCCAGTTCATCGATGCTACACTTGCTGCGATTGGTCGAACAAGACCACATCCACATCACTGATGCCAACCATGTTGAGCAGGTCCTGTCCAACCTCGTGGCAGCAGGGAAGCAGAAGTTGCGTGTCATCAGCGATTTCGACCAGACTCTCAGCCGGTACGCAGTGGACGGTGTGAGGTGTCCGATGAGTCATGACGTCATCGCTCAGTCCAGCCTTATGTCTGAACAAACCCGGGTGAAGGTGAAAAAGGTGGTGGATTATTATTACCCAAAAGAGATCTCCCTAACCATCCCTATGTCAGAGAAGGTTCAGCTGATGGTGGATTACTGGACTCAAATCCACGACATCTTCCTGGCCTCTGATCTGAACCAACAGGACATCTCATCCACCATACACAGTAACAGCCCACCCCTACGGGAAGGCTACGACGCTTTCATGAGCGCGCTTCACCAACACGACATCCCGCTGCTCGTGTTTTCGGCCGGGCTCGGAGACGTCATCCAAGAGATGTTTGCCAAGTACAGCGTCGTGTATCCAAACTGCCGCGTCGTCTCGAATTTCATGAAGTTTGACGACGCAGGGAAGCTTGTCGGCTTCCATGATCCATTGATCCACATCTTCAACAAGAACAAGAGCGTGCTGCCAGACGAGAGCTACTTCACTGAGCAACGCAAGCGCACAAATGTCATTCTTCTCGGAGATTCACCGGGAGATCTACAAATGGCAGACGGCGTGCCAAATGTAGAGAACGTGTTGAAGATAGGGTACCTGAACGCCCATCTGGAGAGACTGGACCTGTTCACAGAGCTGTATGACATTGTGCTTGTTGAGGATGAAACCATGGATGTGGTGAACTCAATACTGCAGAAGATCATAGATCCTTCCTGCTAA